In the genome of Nocardioides sp. NBC_00368, the window AGGGTGACCGACTGCGAGAGCGTGTCGGTGTGGGCCGAGCCGTAGCCGTTCAGCCACGCCTTGTAGGAGCCCGTACGCGCCGGGGCGGAGCTCGAGCTGTCGATCACACCCGAGGAGGCGCTCCAACCGGTCGCGCCCGACTCGAAGCCGGGGTTGACCAGCAGGTTGCCCGCCGGCGGCGTGGTCGGCGGGTCCGTCGGGTCGGTGCCGCCGCTCCACAGGGAGTAGAGGAGGCGGTTGGGCGAGCCGGTTCCGGCCGAGGTGACCACGCCGGTGGTCGCGTTGGACACGATCGCCGAGGAGACCGAGGAGGGAGAGGCCGTCGGGTTCGCCTGCAGGTAGAGCGCGGCCACACCGGCGACGTGCGGGGTCGCCATCGACGTACCGGAGATGGTGTTGGTCGCGGTGTTGGAGGTGTGCCACGCCGAGGTGATCGAGGAACCCGGGGCGAACAGGTCGAGGCAGGATCCGATGTTGGAGAAGCTCGACCGGGCGTCGGTGTTGGTGGTCGAGCCGACGGTCAGCGCACCCGCGACGCGGGCGGGTGAGCCGTTGCACGCGTTGGCACCGGAGTCGTTGCCCGCCGCCACGGCGTAGGTGACGCCGTCGGCGATCGAGTTGGAGACCGCCGAGTCGAGGGTCGATGAGACCCCACCACCGAGCGACATGTTGGCGACCGCGGGACCGGAGGTGTGGTTGGAGGTCACCCAGTTCACACCGGCGATCACGCCGGCGGTCGTGCCGGAGCCGGAGGCGTCGAGCACGCGGACGGGCACGAGCGTGACGTTCTTGGCCACGCCGTACGTCGTTCCGCCGACGGTGCCGGCCACGTGTGTGCCGTGACCGTTCTCGTCCTCGGTGCTGGACCCGATCGCGGTGTAGCCGGAGGTCACCCGGCCACCGAAGTCGGTGTGCGCGGAGCGGATGCCGGTGTCGATGATGTAGGCCTTCACCCCCGAGCCGGTGTAGTCGTAGTGGTAGTTCGAGTTCAGCGGCAGGTTGCGCTGGTCGATCCGGTTCAGGCCCCAGGTGGGGTTGGCCTGGTCGCCGCTGGCCTTCACGACCTGGTTGGCCTCGACGTAGTCGACATCGGGGTCGTTGCGGAGAGCCTCGAGCGCGTCGGCGTCGAGCGTGGCGGAGAATCCGGTGATCGCCTTGTCGTAGGCGTACTTCACCGAGCCGCCCTTCTCCTTGGCGAGCGCCCGGGCGTCGGCTGCGTTGGCCCTGGCCTCCGAGCCGCTGCCCTTCATCACGACGATGTAGGAGTTGTCGATGGCCGTCGACTTCTCGGCACCGATCAGCGGTGCCGGGTTGTCGGCTGCGCCGGCGGGACCGGACATGGCCAGGATGGTGCCGGCGGCGCCGACGGCGGTCACCGTCGCTGCCGCGAGTGCGCCGAGGCGCTGGATTCTGTGGGGTCGGTTCACGATTACTGCTCCCGTCGTCAAGCAGCCTCGGGATGAGGGCTGCAAGGGGTCACAGATGCCCTGTAGGGCAACCGGGAGGGAACGTAATCGAGTTTAATTTCGATGAAACGCGACAT includes:
- a CDS encoding S8 family peptidase, giving the protein MNRPHRIQRLGALAAATVTAVGAAGTILAMSGPAGAADNPAPLIGAEKSTAIDNSYIVVMKGSGSEARANAADARALAKEKGGSVKYAYDKAITGFSATLDADALEALRNDPDVDYVEANQVVKASGDQANPTWGLNRIDQRNLPLNSNYHYDYTGSGVKAYIIDTGIRSAHTDFGGRVTSGYTAIGSSTEDENGHGTHVAGTVGGTTYGVAKNVTLVPVRVLDASGSGTTAGVIAGVNWVTSNHTSGPAVANMSLGGGVSSTLDSAVSNSIADGVTYAVAAGNDSGANACNGSPARVAGALTVGSTTNTDARSSFSNIGSCLDLFAPGSSITSAWHTSNTATNTISGTSMATPHVAGVAALYLQANPTASPSSVSSAIVSNATTGVVTSAGTGSPNRLLYSLWSGGTDPTDPPTTPPAGNLLVNPGFESGATGWSASSGVIDSSSSAPARTGSYKAWLNGYGSAHTDTLSQSVTLPTTGKTLSFYLRVITNETTTSTAYDKLTVKVGSTTLATYSNLNASSSYSLKSFSLGSYAGSTVTLAFTGTEDSSLGTSFLIDDTSIA